A window of Ipomoea triloba cultivar NCNSP0323 chromosome 2, ASM357664v1 contains these coding sequences:
- the LOC116006288 gene encoding CASP-like protein 4A3 has translation MEKEIPSPNSNSAHHYNQKKLGKQSSHISMSDTESQVSQIDSFHSPLRSDSPLRSDEPFPDPSPKSPPPLPLSKAVVAADKPSSPLYSPRKPSPPSEHLRAPTTPPPPPAVDKSPPKVYYNRAAGEPAATKVRPVRHRGDLEDGERWTRGPVLRPSRTAVAVTKAALGFRVCEVIFCLISFSVMAADKTQGWSGDSWDRYKEYRYCLAMNVIGFVYAGFQAFDLSYYLATEKHFISHHLRRHFDFAMDQILAYLLMSASSSSATRVDDWVSNWGSDEFTEMATASIAMSFLAFLAFAFSSLVSGYNLCNRTA, from the exons ATGGAGAAGGAAATTCCGAGCCCTAATTCAAATTCAGCTCACCATTACAACCAGAAGAAGCTCGGGAAGCAGAGCAGCCACATATCCATGTCCGACACCGAGTCACAAGTTAGTCAGATCGATTCCTTCCATTCGCCTCTCCGATCCGACTCGCCTCTCCGCTCCGACGAGCCATTTCCGGACCCAAGCCCCAAGTCTCCGCCGCCGCTGCCCCTGTCTAAGGCGGTTGTTGCAGCAGATAAGCCCTCCTCTCCCCTCTATTCGCCGCGGAAGCCGTCGCCGCCGTCGGAGCACCTCAGGGCGCCTACTACTCCCCCGCCGCCGCCTGCCGTGGACAAGTCGCCGCCGAAGGTGTACTACAATCGGGCGGCCGGAGAGCCCGCGGCCACGAAGGTGAGGCCGGTTCGACATCGTGGGGACTTGGAGGATGGCGAGCGTTGGACCAGGGGGCCGGTTCTTCGGCCTTCGAGGACGGCCGTGGCGGTTACTAAGGCAgcgttagggtttagggtttgtgAGGTGATTTTCTGCTTGATTTCCTTCTCGGTTATGGCTGCCGATAAAACTCAAGGCTGGAGTGGAGACTCCTGGGATCGATACAAAGAATACAG GTATTGTTTAGCAATGAATGTTATTGGATTTGTATATGCTGGATTTCAAGCCTTTGATTTATCCTACTATTTGGCCACTGAGAAACACTTCATCTCTCACCACCTGCGTCGTCATTTTGATTTTGCCATGGATCAG ATTTTGGCATATCTTTTAATGTCGGCATCATCTTCTTCTGCAACAAGGGTAGATGACTGGGTATCCAACTGGGGGAGTGATGAGTTCACAGAAATGGCGACTGCATCCATCGCAATGTCCTTCCTAGCTTTTCTTGCCTTTGCCTTCAGCTCTCTTGTATCTGGTTACAACCTCTGCAACCGCACAGCTTGA